One window from the genome of Cyclobacterium amurskyense encodes:
- a CDS encoding tetratricopeptide repeat-containing sensor histidine kinase: MKKQRAIFFDIMKAWYRITCLFICLLLCFACNSNRTEKLELSLEIDNAIADASNYLNSGQLSKSITHFDSVFQKVDKKNALDYWEKYNFLAGVYLNYDFDLVKSESYLDSMYLVLNYGDQISQYRYVLTTFLKGDILQARHKYNDAFQSYFNGREYAIENLDDCHVSDLTYRLGIYRYNQKQYSEAIPFFKKAIEENRACWGNGDLQQNINEPQRYRNTLALSYEKLGKYDSAAYYYINALAYLEEIKPKYPERDLFINSALGVVKGNLGGVMAMLGKTGVAEQLLKSSIAINSQPDYDFSDAQTAKLKLAKLFIENKELQKAAIYLNELDIELPQAEVKNRRYLDILLRWYLIKGEYYEKNGEMEMAFDVMKSYHHLNDSIQSIDQELKFVDVEGSFLNAAQKYELSILNRDNKIKNIYLATAAGFTLLLAGFLMVNWYNLKKSIKTNALILQKNRDLQDTLAALEFSQAENTKIMYMVAHDLRNPISSMIMMANLILDDPQVKGENKYLLENIKTSCNNSMDLIAEMLLSNKKNSKLAKEQVEIGRLLKYCVEILVHKAEEKNQNINLNTLPVKALISKEKMWRVLTNLIANAIKFTPEGKTIDVNMKSNNEKITIIIKDEGIGIPNSMKNLIFDWDTMGKREGTNGEKPFGMGLAICKQIITAHDGNIWFESEENVGTTFYVEFPIKN; the protein is encoded by the coding sequence ATGAAAAAACAAAGAGCCATTTTTTTTGATATTATGAAGGCTTGGTATAGAATTACTTGTTTATTTATTTGCCTACTTTTATGTTTTGCATGCAATAGCAATCGCACAGAAAAACTTGAACTTTCTCTAGAAATTGACAATGCTATAGCTGATGCTAGCAATTATTTAAACAGTGGCCAACTTAGCAAGTCCATCACTCATTTTGACAGTGTTTTTCAAAAAGTGGACAAAAAAAATGCCCTAGACTATTGGGAAAAGTACAATTTCCTTGCTGGCGTTTATTTGAATTACGATTTTGATTTAGTTAAATCAGAAAGCTATTTGGACAGCATGTACCTAGTATTAAATTATGGTGACCAAATCAGCCAATACCGCTACGTATTGACTACCTTTTTGAAAGGTGATATTTTACAAGCCAGGCATAAGTACAATGATGCCTTTCAAAGTTATTTTAATGGAAGAGAGTATGCGATTGAAAATCTTGACGATTGTCACGTTAGTGATTTAACCTATAGACTGGGCATATACAGGTATAACCAGAAACAATACAGTGAAGCCATTCCATTTTTCAAAAAAGCCATTGAGGAAAATAGAGCTTGTTGGGGAAATGGTGATTTACAACAGAATATTAATGAGCCCCAAAGGTATCGCAACACCTTAGCTTTAAGCTACGAGAAATTAGGAAAGTACGACAGTGCGGCCTACTATTATATTAATGCTTTGGCCTATCTTGAGGAAATTAAGCCTAAATACCCAGAAAGAGATTTATTTATAAATTCAGCTCTGGGAGTCGTAAAAGGAAATCTTGGAGGGGTAATGGCAATGCTTGGCAAAACAGGTGTTGCGGAACAATTACTAAAAAGCAGTATAGCTATTAATAGCCAACCGGATTACGACTTTAGCGATGCACAAACAGCCAAATTGAAATTGGCTAAATTATTTATTGAAAATAAAGAGCTCCAAAAAGCCGCCATTTATTTAAATGAGCTAGACATTGAACTGCCTCAAGCGGAGGTGAAAAACAGACGATACTTAGATATTCTATTACGTTGGTACTTGATTAAGGGGGAGTATTATGAAAAGAATGGAGAAATGGAAATGGCTTTTGACGTAATGAAATCCTACCATCATTTAAATGATTCAATACAAAGCATTGACCAGGAACTTAAATTTGTAGATGTAGAAGGTTCCTTTCTAAATGCTGCTCAGAAATATGAATTGTCTATTTTAAATAGGGACAATAAAATAAAGAATATTTATTTGGCCACAGCTGCTGGTTTCACTCTTCTTTTGGCAGGCTTTTTAATGGTCAATTGGTATAATTTGAAAAAATCCATCAAAACAAATGCCCTTATCCTTCAAAAAAACAGGGACCTTCAAGATACTTTAGCAGCTCTGGAGTTTAGTCAAGCAGAAAATACCAAAATCATGTACATGGTTGCTCATGATCTACGCAACCCCATAAGTAGTATGATAATGATGGCCAACCTAATACTAGACGACCCTCAGGTCAAAGGCGAAAACAAATACCTGCTAGAAAACATTAAAACTTCTTGCAACAATTCTATGGATCTAATTGCTGAAATGTTACTTTCTAATAAGAAAAACAGCAAGCTGGCAAAAGAACAAGTAGAGATCGGAAGACTGCTAAAATACTGCGTTGAAATTTTAGTTCATAAAGCAGAAGAAAAGAACCAAAACATAAATTTGAATACACTTCCTGTCAAAGCTTTAATAAGTAAAGAAAAGATGTGGCGAGTGCTAACAAATTTAATAGCCAATGCCATCAAATTCACGCCCGAAGGCAAAACCATCGATGTGAATATGAAAAGCAACAATGAAAAGATTACCATAATTATAAAAGATGAGGGCATAGGTATACCAAACTCCATGAAAAACCTGATTTTTGATTGGGACACTATGGGGAAAAGAGAGGGAACGAATGGTGAAAAACCTTTTGGTATGGGCTTGGCCATTTGCAAGCAAATCATCACGGCACATGATGGAAATATATGGTTTGAATCAGAAGAAAATGTAGGTACCACTTTTTATGTTGAATTTCCTATTAAGAATTGA
- a CDS encoding c-type cytochrome yields MNIKCLLGFLSVIFIIFSCNQKGGKLANAEGDWLVPDSVKTLQNRFTDDESLKNGKALFQIYCSTCHGAGGRGDGAAGQAMGSQPADLLSTRVQGQTDGELFYKITKGKAVMPSFQEFLSEEQRWSLVGFIKNLKQLTENSLTQNAPIPLVPDIEISHFTKVVPRVVRIWSGPNNYLWYANIDGEIYRLPIDNPHQLEKMLDVSDHGISRLQGATMHENVLLLSGNVRVNENKGTIGRLVRVKWDEENKAKEEVVFTTEEYGTTNTPFDHGWSALQVSPDGQYLYVVSGSRTDHGEVQDNLGAYPNSRDVALTSKIFRIPIDAVNLLLPDNLSFLKEQGYLYAEGLRNAYDLALDKEGRLMAVVNSGDYDQNEDMFWVREAYHYGYPWIMGGMESPQQFSDWIPDPEKDPFLNPSAAAWPDDFYNDPDFPKRPEGVNFGKSILNYGPDADKFRDNETGEIKDASNLGIGVRTFTPHSSPLGLVFDNDNSLPGRFKGKGLVARYTNGQKSALMQPFTKNGEDLLLLDLQFLDEEQNFKLNTYRIAEGFTQPVDAVLLNGFLYVIEFGGKEQGGNIWKVTFNSEK; encoded by the coding sequence ATGAATATCAAATGTCTATTAGGTTTTCTTAGTGTGATTTTTATCATTTTTTCCTGCAATCAAAAAGGTGGAAAGCTTGCTAATGCTGAAGGGGATTGGTTGGTGCCAGATAGTGTGAAGACACTTCAAAACAGGTTTACAGACGATGAAAGTTTAAAAAATGGTAAAGCATTGTTTCAAATTTATTGTTCCACATGTCATGGTGCAGGAGGAAGAGGAGATGGAGCAGCAGGACAAGCCATGGGTAGTCAACCTGCCGATTTGCTTTCAACAAGAGTTCAGGGGCAAACAGATGGAGAATTATTCTATAAAATTACCAAAGGGAAGGCGGTTATGCCTTCTTTTCAGGAATTTCTATCCGAGGAACAGCGATGGAGTCTAGTGGGATTTATTAAAAACCTAAAACAATTAACCGAAAATAGTTTAACCCAAAATGCCCCTATTCCACTCGTTCCTGATATTGAGATTAGCCATTTCACTAAAGTTGTTCCAAGGGTTGTTAGGATTTGGAGCGGTCCAAATAATTACCTCTGGTATGCCAATATCGATGGTGAAATTTATAGGTTACCCATAGATAATCCGCATCAACTTGAAAAAATGCTAGATGTTTCAGATCATGGAATCAGTAGGTTACAAGGAGCTACCATGCATGAAAATGTTTTATTGTTAAGTGGGAATGTTCGTGTTAATGAGAATAAAGGCACAATAGGTAGATTGGTTAGGGTAAAATGGGATGAGGAAAACAAAGCCAAAGAAGAAGTGGTGTTTACTACTGAGGAATATGGAACAACCAATACACCCTTTGATCACGGCTGGTCTGCCTTGCAAGTAAGTCCTGATGGGCAATACCTATACGTCGTAAGTGGAAGCCGAACTGACCATGGAGAAGTTCAAGACAATTTGGGTGCTTATCCCAACTCTAGAGATGTGGCGCTTACATCCAAAATTTTTCGGATTCCAATTGATGCTGTCAATTTGTTGCTTCCAGATAACCTTTCATTTCTTAAGGAACAGGGTTACTTGTATGCAGAAGGGCTAAGAAATGCCTATGATCTTGCTTTAGATAAGGAAGGAAGACTCATGGCAGTTGTAAATTCAGGAGATTATGATCAAAATGAGGATATGTTTTGGGTAAGAGAAGCTTACCATTATGGCTATCCTTGGATAATGGGAGGCATGGAATCCCCACAACAATTTTCAGACTGGATACCGGATCCGGAAAAGGATCCTTTTCTTAATCCCAGTGCCGCAGCCTGGCCAGATGATTTCTATAATGATCCTGATTTTCCAAAAAGGCCTGAGGGTGTTAATTTTGGCAAAAGCATCTTAAACTATGGGCCTGATGCAGATAAGTTCAGAGATAATGAAACGGGTGAAATAAAAGATGCGTCTAATTTAGGAATCGGAGTCAGGACTTTTACGCCTCATTCTTCCCCTCTTGGATTGGTCTTTGACAATGACAATTCCCTGCCCGGAAGATTCAAAGGCAAAGGGCTTGTTGCAAGGTATACCAATGGACAGAAATCTGCCTTGATGCAACCTTTTACCAAAAATGGAGAAGACCTTTTATTGCTTGACCTTCAATTCCTTGATGAAGAACAAAATTTCAAGTTAAATACTTATAGAATAGCAGAAGGTTTTACACAACCTGTGGATGCTGTTTTGCTGAATGGATTTCTTTATGTAATTGAATTTGGAGGGAAAGAACAAGGTGGAAATATATGGAAAGTTACCTTTAACTCTGAAAAATAA
- the argJ gene encoding bifunctional glutamate N-acetyltransferase/amino-acid acetyltransferase ArgJ has protein sequence MIKNITSVKGIKCWGAHSGVKSMRRDLAIIFSEVPAAAAATLTQNKVQAEPIKVTKRNLANNRAQVIVCNAGNANACTGEQGRKGAEAMADTVAAELNISPDDVIVASTGLIGEVFPTEDVVEGIKATVPKLSNDAKAGSFLANAILTTDTFAKEGFVDFEWEGKTISIGGVAKGSGMIHPNMATMLSFLATDIAIDEKLLQKTLKYCVDRSFNMITVDGDTSTNDMVAILANGMAENEKITSEDDPLYLLFKEKLGELLVHLAKLIVSDGEGASKFIEYRVSKAISENVAMKLIRAISDSTLVKTAMFGRDPNWGRIIAACGNAGISFNYKKANLYLGDADNQVQVLLKGSPTKFDKNYMKKLLRESHIKIHLELNTGKQEATGWGSDLTTDYVMFNSVYTT, from the coding sequence ATGATTAAGAATATTACAAGTGTAAAAGGAATTAAATGTTGGGGAGCTCATTCGGGAGTTAAATCCATGAGAAGGGACTTGGCAATCATTTTTTCGGAAGTTCCGGCAGCAGCAGCTGCGACACTTACACAAAATAAAGTTCAGGCCGAACCAATAAAGGTGACTAAAAGAAACCTTGCCAATAATAGGGCACAGGTTATTGTATGTAATGCAGGTAATGCCAATGCTTGTACTGGTGAGCAAGGCCGTAAAGGTGCAGAGGCGATGGCGGACACAGTTGCGGCGGAACTAAATATTTCTCCAGATGATGTTATTGTTGCTTCTACAGGACTAATAGGAGAGGTATTCCCTACAGAAGATGTGGTAGAAGGAATAAAAGCAACCGTACCAAAATTATCCAATGACGCAAAAGCAGGTTCTTTCCTGGCCAATGCTATTTTAACTACAGATACTTTTGCAAAAGAAGGCTTTGTAGATTTTGAATGGGAAGGAAAAACCATCTCCATAGGAGGGGTAGCGAAAGGATCCGGAATGATCCATCCCAATATGGCCACGATGCTTTCTTTTTTAGCCACGGACATTGCCATTGACGAAAAGTTGCTTCAGAAGACCTTGAAATACTGTGTAGACCGGTCCTTCAATATGATCACTGTAGATGGCGATACTTCTACTAATGATATGGTAGCAATTTTGGCAAACGGTATGGCTGAGAATGAAAAGATCACAAGTGAGGATGACCCCCTTTACCTTTTGTTTAAGGAAAAGCTAGGTGAATTACTAGTCCACCTTGCCAAGTTGATTGTTTCTGATGGTGAGGGAGCTTCTAAATTTATTGAATATAGGGTTTCAAAAGCCATCTCAGAAAATGTTGCTATGAAGTTAATCAGAGCAATTTCAGACTCTACTTTGGTGAAAACAGCAATGTTTGGTCGGGATCCAAATTGGGGAAGAATCATTGCAGCTTGCGGCAATGCAGGGATTAGCTTTAATTATAAAAAAGCCAATCTCTATTTGGGTGATGCGGACAATCAAGTTCAGGTGCTTTTAAAAGGTTCGCCTACCAAGTTTGATAAAAATTATATGAAAAAACTGCTCAGGGAATCTCATATTAAAATTCATTTGGAACTTAATACGGGTAAGCAGGAAGCTACAGGTTGGGGTTCAGACCTTACCACTGACTATGTGATGTTTAATTCGGTATATACGACTTAA
- a CDS encoding arginine decarboxylase: protein MNKYIDLIKQTFDFPTKEFKVTDNQLQFNGVNLLNIIEEYGTPLKLTYLPKISENIQNAKTYFGNAMETHDYKGSYTYCYCTKSSHFSFVVDEALKNGAHIETSSTFDIPLVKSLYAKGKIKKDIFIVCNGFKRDLYKQYITELLNEGFVNCIPILDNITEIDYYLEHVKVPFKVGIRIAADEEPTFGFYTSRLGVRYNDIIRLYEEKIKDNPNVSLKMLHFFINSGIRDTAYYWSELTRFIQKYVELKKVAPELDTMDIGGGWPIKTNVFFDYDYQYMAEQIIKNIKWMCAKNNTIEPNIFTEFGSYTVGESGAVLYSILDEKLQNDKELWYMIDGSFITQLPDSWGLNQKYIMLAINNWDKEYHNISLGGLTCDSMDYYNSESHQFNIYLPKREKDNQQYIGFFHTGAYQESLGGYGGIQHCLIPAPKHVIIDRNKDGSIQHRLFAPEQESKDMMKILGY from the coding sequence ATGAACAAATACATTGACCTCATAAAGCAGACTTTTGATTTTCCTACCAAGGAATTCAAGGTAACAGATAACCAATTGCAGTTTAATGGTGTAAACCTCTTGAATATTATTGAGGAATACGGAACTCCCTTAAAATTAACTTACCTCCCAAAAATCTCTGAAAATATCCAAAATGCCAAAACCTACTTTGGCAATGCAATGGAAACTCATGATTATAAGGGAAGTTATACCTATTGTTATTGCACAAAGTCTTCTCATTTCAGCTTTGTAGTAGATGAGGCGCTAAAAAATGGAGCGCATATTGAAACGAGCAGTACATTTGATATCCCCCTTGTAAAAAGCCTTTATGCCAAGGGTAAAATTAAAAAAGACATCTTTATCGTTTGCAACGGTTTTAAGAGGGACTTGTATAAACAATACATTACCGAATTACTCAATGAGGGATTTGTGAATTGTATTCCTATACTGGACAATATTACAGAAATAGATTATTATTTAGAACATGTAAAAGTCCCTTTCAAAGTTGGAATTAGAATTGCAGCAGATGAAGAACCGACTTTCGGCTTTTACACTTCACGATTGGGTGTGAGGTATAATGATATTATCAGACTTTATGAAGAAAAAATCAAAGACAATCCCAATGTAAGTCTTAAAATGCTTCATTTCTTTATCAACTCGGGTATCCGTGATACGGCCTACTATTGGTCAGAACTTACTCGATTTATTCAGAAATACGTAGAACTTAAAAAGGTAGCTCCAGAACTGGATACCATGGACATAGGCGGTGGTTGGCCCATAAAGACCAATGTTTTTTTTGATTATGACTACCAATACATGGCAGAACAAATCATTAAAAACATCAAATGGATGTGTGCCAAAAACAATACTATAGAGCCAAATATTTTTACAGAATTTGGTAGCTATACAGTAGGTGAAAGTGGTGCCGTTCTGTATTCAATTTTGGATGAAAAATTACAAAATGACAAGGAGTTATGGTATATGATTGATGGCTCATTTATCACTCAACTTCCAGACAGTTGGGGCTTAAACCAAAAGTACATTATGTTGGCCATTAATAATTGGGACAAGGAATACCATAATATATCCCTTGGAGGTCTTACTTGTGACAGCATGGATTATTATAATTCAGAGTCTCATCAGTTCAATATTTATCTACCGAAAAGAGAAAAAGACAATCAGCAATACATTGGTTTCTTCCATACAGGAGCATACCAAGAATCATTAGGGGGATATGGTGGTATTCAACATTGCCTTATTCCAGCTCCTAAGCACGTGATTATAGACAGAAATAAAGATGGCTCTATCCAACATCGATTGTTTGCTCCAGAACAGGAGAGCAAGGACATGATGAAGATCTTGGGTTATTGA
- a CDS encoding TetR family transcriptional regulator yields the protein MKSSIRTERKKEIISGFYELCKRDGLENVSIAKIGKHLEMPPSLIMHYFSNKRLLVLGLIDYILHQYQLIYKPIILKSEKNSKLDPVQLVNRLFSREWNLLFDDGVFFSCYAFTFRDKVIKEEYKKLHIKLRHTLKTLLDKDEALVIKDTEILAEKIFAVIEGAYYFLSLIDDPKEYERKLNMYKSQVFDLIHADTEVVN from the coding sequence ATGAAGTCAAGCATAAGAACCGAGCGAAAGAAGGAAATAATATCAGGATTTTACGAATTGTGTAAGCGAGATGGTTTGGAAAATGTTTCCATTGCAAAAATTGGAAAACACCTTGAAATGCCCCCAAGTCTTATTATGCATTACTTCTCCAATAAGCGACTATTGGTACTTGGTTTAATAGATTACATCCTTCATCAATACCAATTGATTTACAAACCAATAATTCTAAAATCTGAGAAAAATAGCAAATTAGATCCTGTTCAGTTGGTGAATAGGCTTTTTTCAAGAGAATGGAATCTGCTTTTTGATGACGGTGTCTTTTTTAGCTGCTATGCTTTTACTTTTAGAGACAAAGTGATAAAAGAAGAGTACAAAAAGCTACACATTAAATTAAGACATACCCTAAAGACCCTTCTCGATAAAGATGAGGCTCTCGTTATAAAAGATACTGAAATACTGGCTGAAAAAATCTTTGCCGTAATAGAAGGTGCCTATTACTTCTTATCATTAATAGACGACCCTAAAGAGTATGAACGAAAATTAAATATGTACAAAAGTCAGGTTTTTGACTTAATCCATGCTGATACAGAAGTGGTCAATTAA
- a CDS encoding acyloxyacyl hydrolase: MIKRVLFVILFSGLFAPTFAQNTNNQFKVGFDAVAVLNEYYKTQFPAGFGLSFKGLMAMPNEAQLTFSGNYLYFPLNSNYIIPKGENISLHQIPVFIGYRVYRQSFFFEPQIGASFLINRNKNIVGTNSSKNIQFGFSAEIGYVFNQLELSLRYQQSGAAPYQMAILGARVAYTITGANY; the protein is encoded by the coding sequence ATGATAAAGCGGGTTCTATTTGTAATTTTATTTTCAGGATTATTTGCTCCTACTTTTGCTCAAAACACCAATAACCAGTTCAAAGTAGGTTTTGATGCTGTTGCTGTACTCAATGAGTATTATAAAACCCAATTTCCTGCAGGTTTTGGGCTTTCTTTCAAAGGATTGATGGCCATGCCTAATGAGGCCCAATTAACCTTTTCTGGAAACTACCTCTATTTCCCCTTGAATTCCAATTACATTATACCCAAGGGAGAAAACATTAGCCTACATCAAATACCTGTATTTATTGGTTACAGAGTTTACAGGCAATCCTTCTTTTTTGAACCTCAAATTGGTGCTTCATTTTTAATCAATCGAAATAAAAATATTGTAGGTACCAATTCCTCCAAAAACATTCAATTTGGCTTTTCTGCTGAAATAGGTTATGTTTTTAATCAACTTGAGTTAAGTCTAAGGTACCAACAATCGGGTGCAGCACCTTATCAAATGGCGATTTTAGGTGCTAGAGTAGCCTATACCATTACTGGAGCAAACTATTAA
- a CDS encoding SusC/RagA family TonB-linked outer membrane protein, translating into MEKILQLFKKVSIRISFSVLFMLIVFAAQAQVVVTGVVKDGIEGIPLPGVSVYQKGGGSVSITDFDGVYSIEVANSNAELVFSFIGFETQNITVGDKSIIDVTLVAEETLLEQVVVVGYGTQKKINLTGAVDQVSGEDIINRPVGNVMQSLQGVSPGLNITYSGGRPGSIPNINIRGFTSINGGGPLIVLDGVAAAYDDLLRLNPADIESFSVLRDAASAAIYGARAAFGVVLITTKQGGSKQVISYNSNFSWGKPTVMPQPVTDPYIYSRVMDQATSNTPWNYINFNDYHYTWAKERSGDPSVEDVRVDPNNPGQWAYMGNNDWYDYFFNSSSFSTNQSLSISGSSNNENMPMTYYVSGDYTRENGMNKLQPDNWDRYSLRARITATPKSWLKLDNNLNIYQTKREESTNNITDIYSLTPIEVAKNPDGSWANTDAGRLAARLVDGGRNVEDMFGFHNILRAIGTFMDGDLTVTGNASFKREQWIYGWDRKNYDIGYGPDDIRTEGGDGSVVQRNGSLQNTIFDLYSNYNKSFGKHTISLLAGYNQESYTYSSVQAERRVLISSSLPYIGLTSGDSFITPGYSSYATQSVFGRANYTYDNKYIIEFNGRYDGSSRFPSSSRWGFFPSLSGAWIASDEEFLQNLDGDPTLKFRASYGSLGNQNVDNFGYLQSLPTGLSGALIDNDRQVVVSSSPQLAVDPNFYTWERVVTTNFGVDFGLWEDRFFATFDYFIRDTKDMLTNPVELPGVLGTSPPKQNAADLQTKGWELSLNYRNQFGSYDRPIEFASKFFISDSRSYITRFENEQGLFSNYRVGQEVGEIWGLTNDGLFSSEDEISQLDQSAIIPWGALDIVPGWPKYVDVDNDGKIEEGLTEDNPKDLRLIGNSRPRYQLGANLSVAWNGFDLSLFLQGVGKQDYYPRHYLFWGPYQQPYANIYPWNLDFYRGEADSEALRAQHSQSYIDAGLADVNTDSSYPVLQSWLADANYGSGLDISQTGYLLSAAYVRVKNVTIGYNLPEQWVSRIKASRIRVFVSGENLYEFSAIKSFLDPEAINDANGFAYPFQRKYSFGVNIDL; encoded by the coding sequence ATGGAAAAAATTTTACAATTATTTAAAAAAGTCAGTATAAGAATAAGCTTTAGTGTCTTATTTATGCTGATTGTCTTCGCCGCTCAAGCCCAAGTCGTGGTTACAGGAGTGGTAAAAGACGGAATTGAAGGCATACCCTTACCAGGGGTGTCGGTCTATCAAAAGGGTGGTGGAAGTGTAAGCATTACTGATTTTGATGGAGTTTATAGCATTGAGGTGGCAAATTCTAACGCTGAGTTAGTTTTTTCTTTTATAGGCTTTGAGACACAAAATATTACTGTGGGTGACAAGTCAATTATCGATGTGACTTTAGTGGCTGAAGAGACACTTTTGGAGCAGGTTGTTGTTGTGGGGTATGGTACCCAGAAGAAAATCAATCTGACTGGAGCTGTAGATCAGGTTTCTGGGGAAGACATCATAAATAGACCTGTTGGAAATGTAATGCAAAGTCTTCAAGGTGTAAGCCCAGGCTTAAATATTACCTATTCTGGAGGAAGACCAGGTAGCATACCAAATATTAATATTAGAGGTTTTACTTCTATTAATGGTGGTGGTCCACTTATTGTACTTGATGGAGTGGCTGCTGCTTACGATGATCTATTGCGATTAAACCCAGCAGATATAGAATCATTTTCGGTATTAAGAGATGCGGCTTCTGCAGCTATCTATGGAGCGAGAGCAGCATTTGGTGTAGTACTAATCACGACCAAACAAGGTGGTAGCAAGCAGGTAATTTCCTACAATAGTAATTTCTCCTGGGGAAAACCAACAGTGATGCCACAACCAGTAACTGATCCCTATATTTATAGCAGGGTAATGGATCAAGCGACAAGTAATACTCCTTGGAATTATATCAATTTCAATGATTATCATTATACCTGGGCCAAAGAAAGGTCAGGAGATCCTTCTGTAGAAGATGTACGAGTTGATCCAAATAACCCAGGTCAATGGGCTTATATGGGAAACAATGATTGGTACGATTATTTTTTCAACAGTTCTAGTTTTTCTACCAATCAAAGTTTGTCCATAAGTGGAAGTTCAAACAATGAAAACATGCCTATGACCTATTATGTGTCTGGGGATTATACCAGGGAAAATGGTATGAACAAATTACAACCGGACAACTGGGATAGGTATTCTTTAAGAGCAAGGATTACTGCTACCCCTAAAAGCTGGTTGAAATTGGATAATAACCTCAATATCTATCAAACCAAGCGTGAGGAGTCAACCAATAATATTACAGATATTTATTCACTCACACCTATAGAGGTAGCCAAAAACCCTGATGGGTCTTGGGCCAATACGGATGCGGGAAGATTGGCGGCACGATTGGTAGATGGAGGTAGAAATGTTGAAGACATGTTTGGTTTTCATAATATTCTAAGAGCGATTGGTACTTTTATGGATGGAGACCTTACCGTAACAGGTAATGCCAGTTTCAAAAGAGAACAATGGATATATGGATGGGACAGAAAAAACTATGACATAGGTTATGGTCCTGATGATATCAGGACTGAAGGTGGTGATGGTTCTGTGGTTCAAAGGAATGGCAGCCTTCAGAATACCATATTTGACCTTTATAGTAATTATAATAAGAGTTTTGGTAAGCACACCATTAGTCTTCTTGCTGGTTACAACCAAGAAAGCTATACCTATTCATCTGTACAGGCTGAAAGAAGAGTATTGATTTCTTCGTCATTGCCTTATATTGGCTTGACTAGTGGAGACTCATTTATCACCCCGGGTTATAGTTCTTATGCTACTCAGAGTGTTTTTGGAAGAGCCAATTATACTTACGATAACAAGTACATTATCGAATTTAATGGTCGATATGATGGTTCATCAAGGTTTCCAAGTTCGAGCAGGTGGGGATTTTTCCCATCTTTATCAGGAGCATGGATTGCTAGTGATGAAGAATTTCTTCAAAATTTAGATGGAGATCCAACACTGAAATTTAGAGCATCTTATGGTAGTCTGGGGAACCAAAACGTAGATAACTTTGGCTATTTACAATCTCTTCCTACAGGACTTTCTGGTGCTTTGATTGATAATGACAGGCAGGTAGTAGTTTCTAGCTCCCCACAATTAGCGGTGGATCCTAATTTTTATACCTGGGAAAGAGTAGTAACCACAAATTTTGGAGTGGATTTCGGATTATGGGAGGATAGGTTCTTTGCGACTTTTGATTACTTTATCAGAGACACCAAAGACATGTTGACCAATCCAGTTGAACTTCCAGGAGTTTTGGGAACATCTCCTCCTAAACAGAATGCTGCCGATCTGCAGACCAAAGGTTGGGAATTATCTCTTAATTATAGGAACCAATTTGGAAGCTATGATAGGCCTATTGAATTTGCTTCTAAATTCTTCATATCCGATTCCAGATCCTACATCACTAGGTTTGAAAATGAACAAGGTTTGTTTTCAAATTATAGAGTTGGTCAAGAAGTAGGTGAAATATGGGGGTTAACCAATGATGGTCTATTTAGTTCCGAAGATGAAATTAGCCAACTAGATCAATCTGCGATTATTCCATGGGGAGCACTTGATATTGTACCAGGATGGCCTAAGTATGTGGATGTTGACAATGATGGTAAAATAGAAGAAGGACTTACAGAGGACAACCCCAAAGACCTTAGACTTATTGGAAACAGTAGACCTAGGTATCAGTTGGGAGCCAACCTAAGTGTAGCATGGAATGGTTTTGATCTTTCTTTATTTCTTCAGGGTGTTGGCAAACAGGATTACTATCCAAGACATTATCTTTTCTGGGGACCTTACCAACAGCCTTATGCAAATATCTACCCTTGGAATTTAGATTTCTATAGAGGAGAAGCAGACAGTGAGGCATTGAGAGCACAGCACAGTCAATCCTATATTGATGCAGGCTTGGCCGATGTCAATACGGATTCGAGTTATCCAGTCCTTCAATCTTGGTTGGCGGATGCGAACTATGGTTCTGGACTTGATATATCCCAAACAGGTTACCTTTTAAGTGCGGCGTATGTAAGGGTAAAGAACGTTACTATTGGCTACAATTTACCTGAGCAATGGGTGTCTAGGATAAAGGCAAGTAGAATTAGGGTATTTGTGTCTGGAGAAAACCTTTATGAGTTTTCAGCCATCAAGTCTTTCCTTGATCCAGAGGCAATTAACGATGCCAACGGATTTGCCTATCCTTTCCAAAGAAAATATTCATTCGGGGTAAATATTGACCTATAA